A region of the Leucobacter komagatae genome:
AACTTCCGTGCGGCGCGCCGCGTGGTGGCGCGGGCCTATGGCGTGCGGCGTCGGTCAGAGCGGCCGCGCGGGGGCGCCCGCGGCCGTGTGACGGTCAGGTGACGGTTGCGTGACACCCCTGGCGAGGCTCGCGCAGGGGTCAATAGGCTGCGTGCGGACGCACCCGGGGCGAATCTCCGCGCGCGTTTGCACAGCCTGAGACGCCACAACGAACGAGGAGCGCAGCACTCATGAAGTCAGACTCTGGCAGAAGCACGGGAGAGGCTTTCTTCCGTCGGCGGGAGCGCGCGACGGCGCTCTCCGTCACCGTCATCATCGCGCTGGGGCTCGGCGCTGCGGGAGCAGCGCCGGCATTCGCGGCACCCGACGGCTCAGGGGTGGTGATTAACGAGGCCTACCTGTCGGGCGGCAGCGCCGGGGCGAAATACACGAACAAGTTCGTCGAGCTCTTCAACCCGACCGCGCAGCCCATCGTGCTCGACGGCACCTCGCTGCAGTACCGTTCGGCGGGCGGCAACGGCTCTTTCACCGGTGTGACACCGCTGACCGGCACGATCCCGGCGGGCGGCCACTTCCTTATCTCGGGCGGCTCGAATGGCGCGAACGGTGGGGAACTGCCCGCGCCCGACGTCACCGGTCCCATCAACCCGAGCGGCACGACCGGCACGGTCGCGCTCGTCGAGGGCACGGCCGCCGTGACGCTGCCTGTCGGCGACCTCGCGGGCGCGACGGGCGTGATTGACGCGCTCGGCTACGGCGGCTCGAACACCTTTGAGGGTGCCGTCGCTGCCGCGCCGTCGAAGAACACCGATGTGAAGTCCTTCAACCGAACCGCTGCCGCCGACACCGACAACAACGGCGCCGACTTCACGCTTTCGGCTGACATCACGCCGACGAACGCCGCGGGCGCCACGGAGCCCGGCACGGACCCCGGCACTGACCCCGGCACCGACCCGGGAACCGGCACGCGCTCCATCGCTGACGTGCAGGGCACGGGCGACGCTTCGCCGCTCGTGGGCCAGACGGTGACCGTCGAGGGCGTCATCACCGCAGACCACCGCACCGGCGGTTACCAGGGCATCGTCATCCAGACGGCAGGCTCGGGCGGCGAGGCCACCGAGCCGCGCACCGCATCAGACGGCATCTTCGTCTACCTGGACGGCAAGGACGTGCCCGGCGAGATCGGTGACCTCGTCTCGGTCACCGGCGCGGTGAGCGAGTACTACGGGCAGACCCAGATCGCCCCGGTGAACGTCGCGGGCGTCGCGCTCGTGACGCAGGCCGTGGGGCTCCCCGAGCCGACCCCGCTGCCCGCAACCGTCGTGGGCGCCGACCGCGAGGTCTACGAGAACATGCTCGTGCGCCCCACCGGTGACTACTTCGTCGCGTCGAGCCACCAGCTCTTCAACTACGGCGCGCTGTGGCTGAACCCCGGCGAGATGCAGGTGAAGAGCACGGAGACCGCGCGCCCCGGCGCCGAGGCCGACGCGATCGCCGCGGCAAATCGCGCGAGCCGGATCCTGCTCGACGATGGCTACTCGATCCAGACCACGAACAACGCCCACCCGGGCGAGCAGCCGTACTTCACCGCTGACACCGTCGTGCGTAACGGCGACGCCGTAGAGTTCGGTGACCTGAGCTTCGTGCTGCAGTACGGCTTCGACGAGTGGCGCCTGCAGCCGGTCACCCCGCTCGACAGCACCTCGCCCGCTGCGCAGAAGGTGAGCTTCACGTCGAAGAACGCGCGCCCCGAGGCGCCGAAGGTCGAGGGCGACGCACGCGTCGCCGCGTTCAACGTCTACAACTACTTCACGACGCTCAAGAGCGAGAACAAAGACGCGCGGGGCGCGACGACGAAACAGCAGTTCGACACGCAGAAGTCGAAGATCGTCTCGGCGATCAACAGCCTCGACGCCGACGTTGTTGGCCTCATGGAGATCGAGAACTCGGTGAAGTTCGGCAAGCCAGCCGACACCGCGCTCAAGGACTTGGTCGACGGGCTGAACGCCGCCACCGGCGAGAAGACGTGGGAGTACGTGCCGACCCCGAAGTCGCTGCACAACCCCGCGACGACCGACTTCATCACGAACGCGATCATCTACAAGAAGAACGCCGTCACGCCGAAGGGTGACGCGAAGACGATCACCGACGAGAGCGTTTGGGGCAACGCGCGCGAGCCCATCGCGCAGGCCTTCGACTTCGACGGCCGCACCGTCACCGTCGTCTCGAACCACTTCAAGTCGAAGTCGGGCAAGCAGCCCGAGCCCGCGGATGGCCAGGGCCACTTCAACGCCGACCGCGTGAAGCAGGCGAAGTCGCTCCTCGCGTTCACGAAGGAGCTCGAGGAGTCGACGGGTAGCGCAGACATGCTGCTCGTCGGCGACTTCAACGCCTACGGACAGGAAGACCCGGTGTTCGAGTTCACCTCGCAGGGTTGGGTCGACACCGTGCCCGCGCTCGCCGCAGGCCAGTACAGCTACTCGTTCAACGGCGAGCTCGGCTCGCTCGACCACGTCTTGGCGTCGCCGTCGCTTGCGACCTCGCTCGGCGGGGCAGCGATCTGGGCGGCGAACTCGGCCGAGTGGGGCGACCGCGGCTACGGCTTCGGCGCCGCCGAGGCTGGCACGCCGTACCGCGCGAGCGACCACGACCCGATCGTCGTCGGCGTCACCACGACGCCACAGCCCGTGAGCATCGACATCGCGACGATCAACGACTTCCACGGCCGCATCGAGGCCGACGGCAAGGCGGCCGGCGCCGCGGTCATCGCGGGGGCAGTCAAAGAGTTCGAGCGCCAGAACCCGAACTTCATCTTCGCGGGCGCGGGCGACCTCATCGGTGCCTCGACGTTCACCTCGTTCATCCAGAAGGACGAGCCGACGATCGACGCGCTCAACCTCGCGGGCCTCGACGTGAGCGCCGCGGGCAACCACGAGTTCGACGAGGGCTGGGCCGACCTCAAGGGCCGCGTGCAGGATCGCGCGGACTGGGAGTACATCTCCGCGAACGTGTTCGTCACCGAGACGGGTGAGCCTGCGCTCGCACCGTCGTGGGTGAAGGAAGTTGACGGCGTGAAGGTCGGCTTCGTCGGCGCCGTCACCGAGGACCTCGACACCCTCGTCTCGCCCGAGGGTATTAAGGACCTCGAGGTGCGCAGCGTCGCAGACTCGGTAAACCAGGCGGCGGCCGCGCTGCGCGACGGCGACGCCGCAAACGGTGAGGCCGACGTCGTGATTCTGCTCGTGCACGAGGGCGCGGCGACGTCAGACATCGCGAGCATCACGCCTGAGTCGCAGCTCGGCAAGATCGTGAACGGCGTTGGCGACGACGTCGACGCGATCGTGTCGGCGCACACCCACCTTGCTTACAACCACGTCATTGACGGCCGCCCGGTCGTATCGGCTGGCCAGTACGGCGAGAACCTCGGGCTCATGAACCTCAAGGTCGACCGCGAGTCGAAGCAGCTTATCTCGATCACGAACGAGATCAAGCCGCTTGTCGTTGACGGGAAGCCGCAGTACGCGGCCGACCCGGATGTGCAGGCGATTGTCGACGCGGCGAAGGCCGAGGCCGACGTGCTCGGCGGTGTTTCGGTCGGCAGCATCACCGCCGACTTCAACCGCGCCCGCCAGAGTGACGGCAAGACCGAGAACCGCGGCGGCGAGTCGACGATCGGCAACTTCGTCGCCGACGTGCACCAGTGGTCGACCGACGCCGACATCGCGCTCATGAACCCGGGCGGTATCCGCGCGAACCTGACGTACGCGTCGACGGGCGAGAACGACCCCGACGGCAACGTCACGTACCGCGAGGCGGCGACAGTGCAGCCGTTCGCGAACACGCTCGTCACGCTCAAGCTCACCGGCCAGCAGGTCAAGGACGTGCTTGAGGAGCAGTGGCAGCCCGAGGGCTCGGCTCGGCCGTTCCTGAAGCTCGGCGTCTCGAAGGGACTCAGCTACACGTACGACCCCGAGGGCGAGCGCGGCGCGCACGTGACATCGATCACGCTCGACGGTAAGCCGCTCGACCTCGGCGCGACCTACACCGTCGCGGCGAACGCGTTCCTCGCGGGCGGCGGCGACAACTTCGTGTCGTTCCGAAAGGGCACCGACGTGAAGGACACGGGTCGAGCCGACCTGCAGTCGATGGTCGAGTGGTTCGCGATTAACAAGGAGGCGACGCCAGACCTTGGCAAGCGCGCGGTCGGTGCGCAGCTCAGCGCCCCGCCGGCGGCGTCCGCGGCAGCGCAGGCAGCGCAGGCGGCCTCACGCGCGGCGGCCCCGGGCACCGCGGGGGCATACCGCCCGGGTGATGCGGTTACGGTCTCACTCAGCTCACTCGCGTTCTCCGCGGGAGAGGCCGCGCCCGAGTCCGTCACGGCGACGATTGGCGGCAAGCAGGTCGCGACGGCACCGGTCGACCCGGCGGTCACTGACGCGTGGGATGAGGCGGGGCGTGCGACGCTCGCGTTCGCCATCCCGGCCGGGCTGAAGGGCGCGCAGGCGATCCTGATCGAGACGAGCGACGGGAAGACCCGCGTCTCGCTCCCGATCACGGTCGACGCGGGCGACACCGAGGGGCCAGGCACAGGCGGCGAAGAGACCCCGGGCACCGGCGGCGAAGAAACCCCGGGAACGGGTGGCCCTGGCGGGTCAGGATCCGGATCGGGCAAGCCCGGCGCGGGCCTCTCCGTCACCGGTGCCGAGCTCGGCTGGATCGGTGGTGCGACCGTGCTGCTCCTCGCGATTGGCGGCGGTCTGCTCGTCGCAGCCAGGCGCCGCGCGGGGCACACCGCGGAGTAGCCCGACAGGTAAGCGCTCGGCAGCATGTCGAGCCTGAACGCCCGTCTCGCCGGTCACCGGTGGGGCGGGCGTTCCCTGTGTTAACCTGTGCGTGCCCAACGACGGGCAGCGGCGGAGGAATCTGCCGTCATTCCACTACGGATCGTCCGGCACGTACCTGCCGGTGGAGGAACATCATGGCATCAGTCACGTTTGAAGGTATCACTCGCGTCTACCCGGGCACTGACCGCCCCTCGGTGGACGGGCTCAGCCTCGACATCGAAGACGGCGAGTTTCTCGTGCTCGTCGGCCCGTCAGGCTGCGGAAAATCGACGACCCTTCGCATGCTCGCAGGCCTTGAAGAGGTCAACGAGGGCCGCATTCTCATCGGCGAATCGGACGTCACCGACGTCGCGCCGAAGGATCGCGACATCGCGATGGTGTTCCAGAACTACGCGCTCTACCCGCACATGACCGTCGCCGAGAACATGGGCTTCGCCCTGAAGATCGCCGGTGTCTCGAAGGAAGA
Encoded here:
- a CDS encoding ExeM/NucH family extracellular endonuclease, whose translation is MKSDSGRSTGEAFFRRRERATALSVTVIIALGLGAAGAAPAFAAPDGSGVVINEAYLSGGSAGAKYTNKFVELFNPTAQPIVLDGTSLQYRSAGGNGSFTGVTPLTGTIPAGGHFLISGGSNGANGGELPAPDVTGPINPSGTTGTVALVEGTAAVTLPVGDLAGATGVIDALGYGGSNTFEGAVAAAPSKNTDVKSFNRTAAADTDNNGADFTLSADITPTNAAGATEPGTDPGTDPGTDPGTGTRSIADVQGTGDASPLVGQTVTVEGVITADHRTGGYQGIVIQTAGSGGEATEPRTASDGIFVYLDGKDVPGEIGDLVSVTGAVSEYYGQTQIAPVNVAGVALVTQAVGLPEPTPLPATVVGADREVYENMLVRPTGDYFVASSHQLFNYGALWLNPGEMQVKSTETARPGAEADAIAAANRASRILLDDGYSIQTTNNAHPGEQPYFTADTVVRNGDAVEFGDLSFVLQYGFDEWRLQPVTPLDSTSPAAQKVSFTSKNARPEAPKVEGDARVAAFNVYNYFTTLKSENKDARGATTKQQFDTQKSKIVSAINSLDADVVGLMEIENSVKFGKPADTALKDLVDGLNAATGEKTWEYVPTPKSLHNPATTDFITNAIIYKKNAVTPKGDAKTITDESVWGNAREPIAQAFDFDGRTVTVVSNHFKSKSGKQPEPADGQGHFNADRVKQAKSLLAFTKELEESTGSADMLLVGDFNAYGQEDPVFEFTSQGWVDTVPALAAGQYSYSFNGELGSLDHVLASPSLATSLGGAAIWAANSAEWGDRGYGFGAAEAGTPYRASDHDPIVVGVTTTPQPVSIDIATINDFHGRIEADGKAAGAAVIAGAVKEFERQNPNFIFAGAGDLIGASTFTSFIQKDEPTIDALNLAGLDVSAAGNHEFDEGWADLKGRVQDRADWEYISANVFVTETGEPALAPSWVKEVDGVKVGFVGAVTEDLDTLVSPEGIKDLEVRSVADSVNQAAAALRDGDAANGEADVVILLVHEGAATSDIASITPESQLGKIVNGVGDDVDAIVSAHTHLAYNHVIDGRPVVSAGQYGENLGLMNLKVDRESKQLISITNEIKPLVVDGKPQYAADPDVQAIVDAAKAEADVLGGVSVGSITADFNRARQSDGKTENRGGESTIGNFVADVHQWSTDADIALMNPGGIRANLTYASTGENDPDGNVTYREAATVQPFANTLVTLKLTGQQVKDVLEEQWQPEGSARPFLKLGVSKGLSYTYDPEGERGAHVTSITLDGKPLDLGATYTVAANAFLAGGGDNFVSFRKGTDVKDTGRADLQSMVEWFAINKEATPDLGKRAVGAQLSAPPAASAAAQAAQAASRAAAPGTAGAYRPGDAVTVSLSSLAFSAGEAAPESVTATIGGKQVATAPVDPAVTDAWDEAGRATLAFAIPAGLKGAQAILIETSDGKTRVSLPITVDAGDTEGPGTGGEETPGTGGEETPGTGGPGGSGSGSGKPGAGLSVTGAELGWIGGATVLLLAIGGGLLVAARRRAGHTAE